In Rana temporaria chromosome 3, aRanTem1.1, whole genome shotgun sequence, a single window of DNA contains:
- the TMCC3 gene encoding transmembrane and coiled-coil domain protein 3 isoform X1 produces the protein MPGSDTGIAVDRTYSDPERHQRTKTRVDRSDMNTLSLPLNIRRGGSDTNLNFDIPDGILDFHKVKLSADSLKQKILKVTEQIKIEQTARDGNVAEYLKLVNSADKQQANRIKQVFEKKNQKSAHTIAQLQKKLEQYHKKLKDIEQNGSATKSTKDLSKEHLKDLQHSLRDVSSSSRATGSAEHSKMGVPGVSLTPPMFVFNKSREFANLIRNKFGSADNISHLKNTLDDFHPENNARNLSGSATMVTKPKYVSDDECSSATSGSADSNGNQAYDGGRTNTNVSQGDLAVFLDELREIREAQSQLAEGIEALKLQFKRDYGFISQTLQEERYRYERLEDQLNDLTDLHQHETTNLKQDLASIEEKVAYQAYERSRDMQEALESCQTRVSKLELHQQEQLAVQSETVNAKVLLGKCINILVALITVVLVCVSTIAKFTAPMMKSRFHIFCTFFAVTLFAIFCKNWDHIVGVLERGILST, from the exons GTGGACAGATCTGATATGAATACACTCAGCTTGCCTCTAAATATCAGACGAGGAGGATCAGATACCAACCTTAACTTCGACATACCCGATGGCATCTTGGACTTTCACAAAGTCAAACTCTCTGCCGATAGCCTAAAGCAGAAAATCCTCAAAGTCACCGAACAGATTAAAATCGAACAAACTGCCCGTGACGGCAATGTGGCGGAGTACTTGAAACTGGTGAATAGCGCTGATAAGCAACAGGCGAATCGAATTAAACAAGTCTTTGAGAAAAAGAATCAGAAATCGGCTCATACAATTGCACAGCTGCAGAAAAAACTGGAACAGTATCATAAAAAGTTAAAGGACATAGAACAAAATGGCTCTGCAACAAAGAGTACAAAAGACCTTTCCAAAGAACATCTTAAAGATTTACAACATTCTTTAAGGGATGTGAGCAGTAGTTCTAGAGCTACTGGTTCAGCAGAACACAGTAAAATGGGTGTACCGGGGGTTTCTTTGACTCCCCCAATGTTTGTGTTCAACAAATCACGGGAGTTTGCAAACCTTATTCGTAATAAATTTGGAAGTGCTGATAACATTTCTCATCTAAAGAACACGCTCGATGACTTTCACCCAGAGAACAATGCCAGGAACTTAAGTGGGAGTGCCACAATGGTCACTAAGCCCAAGTATGTAAGCGATGATGAGTGCTCTAGCGCGACGTCTGGCTCAGCTGATAGTAATGGAAACCAGGCATATGATGGAGGACGGACAAATACTAATGTCAGCCAAGGGGATCTTGCTGTATTTCTAGACGAGCTGAGAGAAATAAGAGAGGCTCAGAGTCAGCTAGCTGAAGGCATTGAGGCCCTCAAACTACAGTTCAAAAGAGACTATGGATTTATTTCACAGACATTACAAGAAGAAAGATACAG GTATGAAAGACTTGAGGACCAGCTCAATGATCTGACTGACCTTCACCAGCATGAGACGACAAATTTGAAACAGGATCTGGCGAGCATTGAAGAAAAGGTTGCTTATCAGGCTTATGAAAGGTCCAGGGATATGCAG GAAGCTTTGGAATCCTGCCAGACCCGTGTCTCCAAACTGGAGCTCCACCAGCAAGAACAGTTAGCAGTGCAGTCTGAAACAGTGAATGCCAAAGTACTTTTAGGCAAATGTATAAACATACTTGTGGCCTTAATCACTGTTGTTCTGGTTTGTGTGTCAACCATTGCAAAATTCACAGCACCAATGATGAAGAGCCGTTTCCACatcttttgcactttttttgcagtgaCACTGTTTGCAATCTTTTGTAAAAACTGGGACCACATAGTAGGTGTTCTGGAACGGGGTATCTTGTCAACATGA
- the TMCC3 gene encoding transmembrane and coiled-coil domain protein 3 isoform X2: MNTLSLPLNIRRGGSDTNLNFDIPDGILDFHKVKLSADSLKQKILKVTEQIKIEQTARDGNVAEYLKLVNSADKQQANRIKQVFEKKNQKSAHTIAQLQKKLEQYHKKLKDIEQNGSATKSTKDLSKEHLKDLQHSLRDVSSSSRATGSAEHSKMGVPGVSLTPPMFVFNKSREFANLIRNKFGSADNISHLKNTLDDFHPENNARNLSGSATMVTKPKYVSDDECSSATSGSADSNGNQAYDGGRTNTNVSQGDLAVFLDELREIREAQSQLAEGIEALKLQFKRDYGFISQTLQEERYRYERLEDQLNDLTDLHQHETTNLKQDLASIEEKVAYQAYERSRDMQEALESCQTRVSKLELHQQEQLAVQSETVNAKVLLGKCINILVALITVVLVCVSTIAKFTAPMMKSRFHIFCTFFAVTLFAIFCKNWDHIVGVLERGILST; the protein is encoded by the exons ATGAATACACTCAGCTTGCCTCTAAATATCAGACGAGGAGGATCAGATACCAACCTTAACTTCGACATACCCGATGGCATCTTGGACTTTCACAAAGTCAAACTCTCTGCCGATAGCCTAAAGCAGAAAATCCTCAAAGTCACCGAACAGATTAAAATCGAACAAACTGCCCGTGACGGCAATGTGGCGGAGTACTTGAAACTGGTGAATAGCGCTGATAAGCAACAGGCGAATCGAATTAAACAAGTCTTTGAGAAAAAGAATCAGAAATCGGCTCATACAATTGCACAGCTGCAGAAAAAACTGGAACAGTATCATAAAAAGTTAAAGGACATAGAACAAAATGGCTCTGCAACAAAGAGTACAAAAGACCTTTCCAAAGAACATCTTAAAGATTTACAACATTCTTTAAGGGATGTGAGCAGTAGTTCTAGAGCTACTGGTTCAGCAGAACACAGTAAAATGGGTGTACCGGGGGTTTCTTTGACTCCCCCAATGTTTGTGTTCAACAAATCACGGGAGTTTGCAAACCTTATTCGTAATAAATTTGGAAGTGCTGATAACATTTCTCATCTAAAGAACACGCTCGATGACTTTCACCCAGAGAACAATGCCAGGAACTTAAGTGGGAGTGCCACAATGGTCACTAAGCCCAAGTATGTAAGCGATGATGAGTGCTCTAGCGCGACGTCTGGCTCAGCTGATAGTAATGGAAACCAGGCATATGATGGAGGACGGACAAATACTAATGTCAGCCAAGGGGATCTTGCTGTATTTCTAGACGAGCTGAGAGAAATAAGAGAGGCTCAGAGTCAGCTAGCTGAAGGCATTGAGGCCCTCAAACTACAGTTCAAAAGAGACTATGGATTTATTTCACAGACATTACAAGAAGAAAGATACAG GTATGAAAGACTTGAGGACCAGCTCAATGATCTGACTGACCTTCACCAGCATGAGACGACAAATTTGAAACAGGATCTGGCGAGCATTGAAGAAAAGGTTGCTTATCAGGCTTATGAAAGGTCCAGGGATATGCAG GAAGCTTTGGAATCCTGCCAGACCCGTGTCTCCAAACTGGAGCTCCACCAGCAAGAACAGTTAGCAGTGCAGTCTGAAACAGTGAATGCCAAAGTACTTTTAGGCAAATGTATAAACATACTTGTGGCCTTAATCACTGTTGTTCTGGTTTGTGTGTCAACCATTGCAAAATTCACAGCACCAATGATGAAGAGCCGTTTCCACatcttttgcactttttttgcagtgaCACTGTTTGCAATCTTTTGTAAAAACTGGGACCACATAGTAGGTGTTCTGGAACGGGGTATCTTGTCAACATGA